One segment of Struthio camelus isolate bStrCam1 chromosome 27, bStrCam1.hap1, whole genome shotgun sequence DNA contains the following:
- the LOC138062417 gene encoding E3 ubiquitin-protein ligase Topors-like: PDATCPICLDTLDNVAYIKPCFHKFCFSCVFRWSKTKAECPLCKQAFRSILHTVVAEDDYQEHVIRPPEDGSVASHQQRRAPHRPAIRRRRHPAAHPQQPSPSPQMRPSPQNSSRLEGTRRHTRQRQREGGLLEPRQRLSPQRQARADRRPQGHAAATEEETLNFRRSLYRTGMRVQRAPDGGHPQDISADFFCRSPASIQRLLPWLQRELRVHQTLLTVTELIVLTNLRRYDLDSQAFAEDLELLLLSRTEQFLHELISFARCSCSMETYDQQAMYGYRAPSRHEGSPSASLSLAAAAGTARTPVPAQSPSRASSPGLTELPGPSYAIPHELAAATHANHGVGAGATFQVRSWPWGFSPVLLLAKELVT, translated from the exons ccagacgctacgtgtcccatctgcctggacaccttggacaacgtggcctacataaaaccttgcttccataagttttgctttagttgtgtgttccggtggtcgaaaacaaaggccgaatgcccgctgtgcaagcaggctttccgatcaattctgcacacagtggtggcagaagatgactaccaggagcatgtcatcaggccccccgaagatggttctgttgccagccatcagcaacggagagctcctcaccgccctgccatccggaggcgccgtcaccctgcagctcacccgcagcagccttccccttctcctcagatgcgaccctctccgcagaacagcagcaggctggagggaacccggaggcacaccaggcagaggcagagagagggagggctgctggagccacgccagaggctgtccccacagaggcaggccagggctgacaggagacCTCAGGGGCATGCGGCAGCGACGGAGGAGGAGACGCTGAACTTCCGCCGCTCTCTGTACCGCACAGGGATGCGCGTGCAAAGGGCTCCCGATGGCGGCCACCCCCAGGACATCTCGGCAGACTTCttctgccgcagcccggccagcattcagagactgctgccctggctgcagcgggaactgagagtccaccagacattgctaactgtcacggagctcattgtcctgacaaacctgaggaggtacgacctggacagtcaggcctttgctgaggacttagagctgcttctgctgagtcgcaccgagcagttcctccacgagctcatcagctttgcccgctgctcgtgcagcatggagacctacgaccagcaggccatgtatggctaccgtgctcccagccggcacgaaggaagcccctcagcctcattgagcctggcagctgctgcagggacggcccggactcctgtgccagcccagagcccatcccGAGCTAGTAGCCCTGGGCTCACGGAGCTTCCTGGCCCCTCGTACGCCATCCCCCACGAGCTTGCCGCAGCCACAca TGCTAACCACGGTGTTGGAGCGGGTGCCACCTTCCAGGTAAGAAGCTGGCCCTGGggtttttcaccagtgctgctgctggctaaggagctcgtcacctga